The Synechocystis sp. PCC 7509 genome includes a window with the following:
- a CDS encoding DEAD/DEAH box helicase, protein MNDPTFSRLAPFIQEYIYTHNWTELRPIQIEACQAIFDTDAHVLLAAGTASGKTEAAFLPVLTLMQQNPTNTIGVLYISPIKALINDQFARLNDLLKEADIPVCHWHGDVAPSRKQMLLKDPKGVLQITPESLESLLINKYSQLNRLFGELKFIIIDEVHAFMGSERGGQIICQLARLSKFIPIPPRRIGLSATLGDYTSAANWLQAGTNREVITSDIQGGQRKLHLAVEHFYTPDKEEESLTNPYYQYIFERTKSRNCLIFANNRAETESVVSNLRQIAANVGFPDIYHVHHGSISAKLRQDAESAMRDSASAHAGLRTSSAVTAATVTLELGIDIGQLERVMQLDAPISVSSFLQRLGRSGRRGEPSEMGFVCTEKEPNAESALPYQIPWQLLQAIAIIQLYLEERWIEPIRPLQYPMSLLYHQTMSILAAMGELSPAALAVQVLKLPSFTAIATDDFRLLLNHLLEIDHLQQTEKGNLIIGVKGEKVVNSFQFYAVFADNKEYKVRDESMEIGSIIMPPPGNRFTLAGRTWEIFDIEPKANTIWVKPVEGIANIAWRGGSSNIHTKILQKMQQVLAEDTEYSYLQSGAKARLKSARQLAKSTGLNQFNVLLTKSNTCCIFPWMGTVTYRTLERLLNLYGRETLEIKSITGVSPYFMLLKVNKDKIANTFNKIYSLCTQQIAPQQLVSSKEVLKLQKYDRFIPTPLLHRAFALDYLDTKELAERARNWQTKI, encoded by the coding sequence ATGAACGATCCCACTTTTTCTAGACTTGCGCCGTTTATTCAAGAGTATATTTATACTCACAATTGGACGGAATTAAGACCTATTCAAATAGAAGCTTGTCAAGCAATTTTTGACACGGATGCTCATGTATTACTAGCTGCGGGTACGGCTTCAGGAAAGACTGAAGCCGCTTTTTTGCCCGTTTTAACTTTGATGCAGCAAAACCCCACAAATACAATTGGGGTTTTATATATTAGTCCGATTAAAGCACTAATAAACGATCAATTTGCGCGGTTAAATGACTTATTAAAAGAAGCTGATATTCCGGTTTGTCATTGGCATGGTGATGTTGCACCAAGTCGCAAACAAATGTTATTAAAAGATCCTAAAGGTGTATTGCAAATTACGCCAGAATCTTTAGAAAGCTTGTTAATAAATAAATATAGCCAACTAAATCGTTTATTTGGTGAACTAAAATTTATTATTATTGATGAAGTTCATGCTTTTATGGGTTCTGAACGTGGCGGTCAAATTATTTGTCAATTAGCACGATTGTCTAAGTTTATTCCCATTCCACCGCGCAGAATTGGTTTATCGGCAACTCTAGGCGATTATACTTCCGCCGCCAACTGGTTGCAAGCTGGAACGAATCGAGAAGTTATTACTTCAGATATTCAAGGCGGACAAAGAAAGTTACATTTAGCTGTAGAGCATTTTTACACACCAGATAAAGAGGAAGAATCTCTTACAAATCCTTACTATCAATACATTTTTGAACGGACAAAATCTCGTAACTGTTTGATATTTGCCAACAACCGCGCTGAAACTGAATCAGTGGTTTCTAACTTGCGTCAAATAGCAGCTAATGTTGGGTTTCCAGACATTTATCATGTTCATCATGGCAGTATTTCGGCAAAACTGCGTCAAGATGCAGAATCGGCAATGCGCGATAGCGCAAGCGCGCACGCAGGGCTTCGCACATCTTCGGCAGTGACGGCAGCAACTGTTACTCTAGAATTGGGCATAGATATTGGTCAATTAGAGCGCGTAATGCAACTAGACGCTCCCATATCAGTATCCAGCTTCTTGCAGAGGCTAGGACGTTCGGGAAGACGTGGAGAACCATCAGAAATGGGGTTTGTCTGCACGGAAAAAGAGCCAAACGCAGAATCCGCTTTACCTTATCAAATTCCTTGGCAATTATTGCAGGCGATCGCAATTATCCAACTGTACCTAGAAGAACGCTGGATTGAACCCATCCGTCCCTTGCAGTATCCGATGAGCTTGCTATACCACCAAACTATGAGTATTTTAGCGGCAATGGGCGAACTTTCTCCGGCGGCGTTAGCTGTACAAGTTTTAAAATTGCCAAGTTTTACCGCTATTGCTACCGACGATTTTCGCCTATTACTAAATCACTTATTAGAAATTGACCATTTACAACAAACAGAGAAAGGTAATTTAATTATTGGCGTAAAAGGGGAGAAGGTTGTAAATTCTTTCCAATTTTACGCAGTATTTGCGGACAATAAAGAATATAAAGTTAGAGATGAATCTATGGAAATTGGCAGTATCATTATGCCGCCGCCAGGAAACAGATTTACTCTAGCTGGTAGAACTTGGGAAATATTTGATATTGAACCAAAAGCAAATACTATTTGGGTGAAACCCGTAGAAGGAATAGCGAATATTGCTTGGCGTGGCGGTAGCAGCAATATTCATACTAAAATCTTGCAGAAAATGCAGCAAGTTTTAGCAGAAGACACAGAGTACAGTTACTTACAATCCGGCGCTAAAGCAAGATTAAAATCTGCGCGTCAACTAGCAAAAAGCACGGGATTAAATCAATTTAATGTTTTATTAACAAAAAGCAATACTTGCTGTATTTTTCCTTGGATGGGAACAGTAACTTATCGTACTTTAGAAAGGTTGCTTAATTTGTATGGTCGAGAAACTTTAGAAATTAAAAGTATTACTGGTGTCAGCCCATATTTTATGCTACTGAAAGTAAATAAAGATAAAATAGCTAACACTTTTAACAAAATTTATTCTTTATGCACTCAACAAATAGCACCTCAACAGTTAGTTAGTAGTAAAGAAGTATTGAAGCTGCAAAAATATGACCGATTTATTCCTACTCCTTTGCTGCATAGAGCTTTTGCTTTAGATTATTTAGATACCAAAGAATTAGCAGAAAGAGCAAGAAATTGGCAAACAAAAATTTAG
- a CDS encoding TerD family protein, with protein MAVSLTKGQRVSLEKVAPGLTEIFIGLGWDIKATDTGYDFDLDSSVFLLGSNEKLISDNHFIFYNNLTSSDTDKSVQHMGDNLTGIGEGDDEIIKVNLKKVPNDVQKVIVTVTIYEAQQRGQNFGQIRNAFVRVVNAQTKQEAIRYDLVEDYSVETALIMAELYRKDGEWRLNAVGSGYQGGLQAILNRYS; from the coding sequence ATGGCAGTTTCACTAACTAAAGGACAACGAGTATCCTTAGAAAAAGTTGCTCCAGGTTTAACAGAAATCTTTATTGGACTAGGATGGGATATTAAAGCCACCGATACAGGTTACGACTTTGATTTGGATTCTTCAGTGTTTTTGTTAGGTAGCAACGAAAAATTAATTTCTGACAACCACTTTATTTTTTACAATAACCTAACTAGCTCTGATACTGATAAATCCGTTCAGCACATGGGGGATAACCTCACGGGAATAGGTGAAGGGGATGATGAAATTATCAAAGTTAACCTCAAAAAAGTACCCAACGATGTCCAAAAAGTTATTGTAACTGTAACTATCTACGAAGCTCAACAACGCGGTCAAAATTTTGGTCAAATTAGAAATGCTTTCGTGCGCGTTGTCAATGCTCAGACAAAACAAGAAGCAATTCGTTATGACTTAGTAGAAGACTACTCTGTTGAAACCGCGCTAATTATGGCGGAACTTTACCGCAAAGATGGCGAATGGCGGCTTAATGCTGTGGGATCGGGCTATCAAGGTGGTTTGCAAGCCATCCTTAATCGCTACAGCTAA